From Microbacterium croceum, a single genomic window includes:
- the upp gene encoding uracil phosphoribosyltransferase, whose protein sequence is MRVHVADHPLITHKLSVLRDVRTPSPVFRQLTEELVTLLAYEATRSVKVSPIEITTPVTTTMGVKISEPRPIVVPILRAGLGMLEGLVKLLPTAEVGFLGMVRDEETFEPTTYAERLPDDLSDRQCFAIDPMLATGGSLAAAIQFLFDRGAKDVTAICLLGTPEGVAAIEAMAGDRDVTLVLGALDERLNEKGYIVPGLGDAGDRLYGTA, encoded by the coding sequence ATGCGTGTTCACGTCGCCGACCACCCTCTCATCACCCACAAGCTCTCGGTGCTGCGCGATGTGCGCACCCCTTCGCCGGTGTTCCGACAGCTGACGGAAGAGCTGGTGACGCTGCTCGCGTACGAGGCGACCCGCTCCGTGAAGGTCAGCCCGATCGAGATCACCACCCCGGTCACCACGACCATGGGCGTGAAGATCTCCGAGCCGCGCCCGATCGTGGTCCCGATCCTGCGCGCCGGTCTCGGCATGCTCGAAGGTCTCGTGAAGCTGCTCCCGACCGCCGAGGTCGGATTCCTCGGCATGGTCCGCGACGAGGAGACCTTCGAGCCCACGACCTATGCCGAGCGTCTTCCCGACGACCTCAGCGACCGTCAGTGCTTCGCGATCGACCCGATGCTGGCCACAGGCGGCTCGCTCGCCGCGGCGATCCAGTTCCTGTTCGACCGCGGCGCCAAGGATGTCACAGCGATCTGCCTGCTCGGCACCCCCGAGGGCGTTGCCGCGATCGAGGCTATGGCCGGAGACCGCGATGTCACCCTCGTGCTGGGCGCGCTCGACGAGCGCCTCAACGAGAAGGGGTACATCGTGCCCGGACTCGGTGACGCGGGCGACCGCCTCTACGGCACGGCCTGA
- a CDS encoding nucleoside deaminase, giving the protein MTPADASAMRRALALAAEASAASEIPVGAVVLDPSGAIIAEGRNTREVTHDPTGHAEIEALRSAAASVGSWNLEGHTLVVTLEPCIMCAGAILQAHISRVVFGAWDDKAGAAGSMYDLLRDRRLPYRAEVVGGIEADAATALLRDFFSSRR; this is encoded by the coding sequence ATGACCCCTGCTGACGCCTCCGCGATGCGTCGAGCACTGGCGCTCGCGGCGGAGGCGTCCGCGGCATCCGAGATCCCCGTGGGCGCCGTCGTCCTGGACCCCTCCGGTGCGATCATCGCGGAGGGCCGCAACACCCGCGAGGTCACCCATGACCCCACCGGTCACGCCGAGATCGAGGCGCTGCGGAGCGCGGCGGCATCCGTCGGCTCCTGGAACCTCGAGGGGCATACGCTCGTCGTCACGCTGGAGCCCTGCATCATGTGCGCCGGCGCGATCCTGCAGGCGCACATCTCGCGTGTCGTGTTCGGTGCGTGGGACGACAAAGCCGGTGCGGCCGGCTCGATGTACGACCTGCTGCGCGACCGCCGTCTGCCGTACCGGGCCGAGGTCGTCGGCGGCATCGAGGCGGATGCCGCGACCGCGCTGCTGCGGGACTTCTTCTCCTCGCGCCGCTGA
- a CDS encoding TrkH family potassium uptake protein, whose translation MSGMVSASSPKQRIRDFGSWSKHIITSSPSRFAIVIFALLILVFTVLLSLPIASATGTVTPLSDALFTAVSTICVTGLATVDMANHWSPFGHVLVFIGVNIGGLGVLTLASLMGMVISKRLGLRAKLMAAGDTNPLRAHGGVVNESQTVRLGEVGQLLRTVALSALIIEAALAILLYPSLVMAKVDPIAALWEAPYFAAMAFTNTGFAPNDGGVAVFSDDYLVLALLMVGVFLGSIGFPVIYTLAKHVWHVKRWSLHTKLTLVTTVLLFVLGAVVFLILEYANPKTFGSMDAGDTTFQAFFLSAMTRSGGFNVIDMSDLNGSSLVAASMLMFVGGGSASTAGGIKVTTLAVLAIAVWSEAKGRQSVEVFGRRIPSDVQRVALSVVAWGATIVALSTIIIAQITKADISHVLFDVISAFATVGLSTGLTAELPDAGSYVLAATIFMGRIGTVTLAAAVAATSRSQYYSLPVERPIVG comes from the coding sequence ATGTCGGGCATGGTTTCGGCGTCGTCCCCGAAACAGCGCATCCGCGACTTCGGTTCCTGGTCGAAGCACATCATTACCTCGTCGCCCTCGCGGTTCGCGATCGTGATCTTCGCCCTCCTGATCCTCGTCTTCACGGTGCTGCTCTCCCTGCCGATCGCCTCGGCGACCGGAACCGTCACCCCGCTGAGCGACGCCCTGTTCACCGCGGTCTCCACGATCTGCGTCACCGGCCTCGCCACCGTCGACATGGCCAATCACTGGTCGCCGTTCGGCCATGTGCTCGTCTTCATCGGCGTCAACATCGGCGGCCTGGGCGTGCTCACCCTCGCGTCGCTGATGGGCATGGTCATCTCCAAGCGGCTCGGGCTGCGCGCCAAGCTGATGGCGGCCGGCGACACCAACCCCCTGCGCGCGCACGGCGGCGTCGTCAACGAGAGCCAGACCGTCCGCCTCGGCGAAGTGGGACAGCTGCTGCGCACCGTCGCCCTCTCCGCCCTCATCATCGAGGCGGCCCTCGCGATCCTCCTGTACCCCTCCCTGGTGATGGCGAAGGTCGATCCGATCGCCGCTCTCTGGGAGGCGCCGTACTTCGCCGCCATGGCCTTCACGAACACGGGCTTCGCTCCCAACGACGGCGGCGTCGCGGTGTTCTCCGACGACTACCTCGTGCTGGCGCTGCTGATGGTCGGCGTGTTCCTGGGCAGTATCGGATTCCCCGTGATCTACACGCTGGCCAAGCACGTCTGGCATGTGAAGCGCTGGTCGCTGCACACCAAGCTCACGCTCGTGACGACCGTGCTGCTCTTCGTCCTCGGCGCCGTGGTGTTCCTGATCCTCGAGTACGCCAACCCCAAGACCTTCGGCTCCATGGACGCCGGCGACACCACGTTCCAGGCGTTCTTCCTGTCGGCGATGACCCGCTCCGGCGGCTTCAACGTGATCGACATGTCCGACCTGAACGGATCGTCGCTGGTCGCGGCGAGCATGCTGATGTTCGTCGGCGGTGGCTCGGCATCGACCGCCGGCGGCATCAAGGTCACCACACTGGCCGTGCTGGCGATCGCCGTCTGGTCAGAGGCCAAGGGACGGCAGTCCGTCGAGGTCTTCGGCCGCCGCATCCCCAGCGACGTGCAGCGGGTCGCCCTGAGCGTCGTCGCCTGGGGAGCCACGATCGTCGCGCTCTCGACGATCATCATCGCCCAGATCACGAAAGCCGACATCAGCCATGTGCTGTTCGATGTGATCTCGGCTTTCGCCACCGTGGGGTTGTCGACCGGACTCACCGCCGAACTTCCTGACGCCGGCTCGTACGTGCTCGCGGCCACCATCTTCATGGGCCGCATTGGTACAGTGACACTCGCCGCGGCAGTCGCCGCGACATCGCGATCGCAGTATTACTCGCTGCCCGTGGAAAGGCCGATCGTTGGTTGA
- a CDS encoding cyclase family protein, with protein MTTEYRAHFDFTIAFANGGGLTGEGFRLDLPGQDVTADEVGALLVAHLGLALVSDVALRDLRIVEEPHRGSRGVETRRDREERVIDLSHPIEAGLVTYPGLPAPTIAPHLTREDSRGKYAPGTEFAMDIITMIGNTGTYLDSPFHRYADGGDLASLDLRTLVGLRTEVFHLHDAWSADRRGIEAVTLADRDLRGSAVLLDTGWSSRFGTPEYAHGAPFLTEGGAQFLVDAGVQLVGIDSLNIDDTEGGGARPAHTLLLAAGIHVVEHLTNLAAVPARGALFTAAPPAVRGFGTFPVRAFATVPGSH; from the coding sequence ATGACCACCGAGTACCGCGCGCACTTCGACTTCACGATCGCCTTCGCCAACGGCGGTGGTCTCACCGGCGAGGGCTTCCGTCTCGATCTGCCTGGCCAGGATGTCACGGCGGATGAGGTCGGCGCTCTGCTCGTCGCCCACCTCGGGCTCGCCCTGGTGAGCGATGTCGCGCTGCGAGACCTGCGCATCGTGGAGGAGCCGCACAGGGGGAGTCGAGGCGTCGAGACCCGGCGGGACCGCGAGGAGCGGGTGATCGACCTCAGCCACCCGATCGAAGCCGGACTGGTGACGTACCCCGGGCTGCCCGCCCCGACGATCGCGCCGCACCTGACGCGGGAGGACTCTCGAGGCAAGTACGCGCCGGGCACCGAGTTCGCGATGGACATCATCACGATGATCGGCAACACGGGCACCTACCTCGACTCCCCGTTCCACCGTTATGCGGACGGGGGCGACCTGGCCTCACTCGACCTGCGCACTCTCGTGGGGCTGCGCACGGAGGTGTTCCATCTGCACGATGCGTGGAGCGCGGACCGCCGGGGCATCGAGGCCGTGACGCTGGCGGACCGGGACCTCCGCGGTTCCGCCGTGCTGCTCGACACCGGGTGGAGCAGTCGCTTCGGCACTCCCGAGTACGCGCACGGGGCGCCGTTCCTGACCGAAGGGGGCGCCCAGTTCCTGGTGGACGCGGGTGTGCAGCTGGTCGGGATCGACTCGCTCAACATCGACGACACCGAGGGCGGTGGCGCCCGCCCTGCGCACACGCTCCTGCTCGCCGCCGGCATCCATGTCGTGGAGCACCTGACCAACCTCGCCGCGGTGCCTGCGCGTGGAGCCCTGTTCACGGCGGCGCCTCCGGCGGTGCGCGGCTTCGGGACCTTCCCGGTGCGGGCGTTCGCGACGGTCCCCGGTTCCCACTGA
- the proC gene encoding pyrroline-5-carboxylate reductase, with the protein MAESLPALAFLGAGSMGGAILRGVVASGITIDGGITATNRTMAKAEAFADLDGVTSIALESQPSGSADAAAGARIILIGVKPAMVPELLQEIAPRLAPDAIVVSLAAGVTLQTFADNLGADARVIRSMPNTPATVRKGVTGLAAGPAATAEDLALVRRLFETVGVVVEAPESQIDALSTISGSGPAYVYLLIEEFTRAAVGMGFGDADARLMVEQTFIGATALLDASGEDPAELRRRVTSPKGTTERAVAVLQDAHLDRTFSDAAAAALSRAKELAAGA; encoded by the coding sequence ATGGCTGAATCCCTCCCCGCCCTTGCGTTCCTCGGTGCCGGTTCGATGGGGGGCGCGATCCTTCGCGGCGTCGTCGCCTCCGGCATCACGATCGACGGGGGGATCACCGCCACCAACCGCACCATGGCCAAGGCGGAGGCGTTCGCCGACCTCGACGGCGTGACCAGCATCGCCCTCGAGTCCCAGCCCTCCGGCAGTGCGGATGCGGCCGCCGGCGCACGCATCATCCTGATCGGGGTGAAGCCGGCGATGGTGCCCGAGCTGCTGCAGGAGATCGCTCCGCGCCTCGCTCCTGACGCGATCGTCGTCAGCCTCGCGGCCGGTGTCACTCTGCAGACGTTCGCCGACAACCTCGGTGCCGACGCCCGGGTGATCAGGTCGATGCCGAACACGCCAGCCACCGTGCGCAAGGGCGTCACGGGACTCGCCGCCGGCCCCGCCGCGACGGCCGAGGACCTCGCCCTCGTGCGTCGACTGTTCGAGACCGTCGGAGTCGTCGTCGAGGCGCCCGAGTCGCAGATCGACGCACTGTCGACGATCTCCGGCTCCGGACCCGCCTATGTCTACCTGCTGATCGAGGAGTTCACCCGCGCGGCCGTCGGCATGGGCTTCGGCGACGCCGATGCGCGCCTCATGGTCGAGCAGACCTTCATCGGCGCGACGGCTCTGCTCGATGCGTCGGGGGAGGACCCGGCCGAACTCCGCCGCCGGGTGACGAGCCCGAAGGGCACGACCGAGCGGGCCGTCGCCGTGCTGCAGGACGCGCACCTCGATCGCACGTTCTCGGATGCGGCGGCCGCGGCTCTCTCCCGTGCCAAGGAACTCGCCGCCGGAGCATGA
- a CDS encoding TM0106 family RecB-like putative nuclease: MRIDTQAQRVIWSASDLKAAAECEFAWCRAIDAKLGRVPAVEEPEDATLARAALLGDVHERNVLARYVADLGDAQVHQVDKVSSVDAEALAAAVAETVEALRSDALVVFQAAFATEEFVGFADFLRRDDQRRWRVQDSKLARKARVTALMQLAAYVDQLDRLGIPRSDEVDLILGDGTLSTHAVDDLLPLFQVRRARLRALIADRRIEDGAAGAPLAWGDGRGDLDVVACGRCATCEEQVVAHRDLLMVARMRPVQRARLRAGGIETIDALAAAVDAPEGMNVDTFENLRAQARVQLRADAEGVPTYDVHYAAAIHTLPVPSRGDIFFDFEGDPLYTEPAPDGEAHWGIDYLFGWVDNDDQYSALWAHTFAEERQAFETFLDFVNARRAAHPGMHIYHYAPYETSHLVAMAARHGVRENEVDRLLREGVFVDLYPLVLRTVRVGSRSYSIKKLEPLYMGDDVRTSDVQKGDDSIVQYVAAREFAAAGERREADAVLADLADYNRYDCVSTRALRNWLIEIARREGVNPAPPDAADEVIYEPSPRSVALLADAERAVSAGNDGQVHRIAAAAIDYFPREAKSFWVSHFQRLREPVTMWDGTRDVVRIDRATSTVRREWSVAEGRRVMSREIEVRGEVSPGTTLGAGAQPFALYLVPAPFDTEVPSRAVHVPHTVTVSDVLDDGYLITETAIQGQTWDELPLALTPAAPPRVVSLQGAIDEWADSVHAAAPAFPDDAAADILRRLPPRTLSGATLPAAGDDAIDAIVRGVLDLDRSYLAVQGPPGTGKTFTGSQVIARLVNEHGFKVGVVAQSHAIIETLLDRVVAHGVSPAQVGKAPKNPDADPSYTVIPKNGMAAFLAEHKNEGVVVGGTAWDFSNTSRVARGGLDLLVIDEAGQFSLASTIAVAAGARRLLLLGDPQQLPQVSQGAHPEPVDTSALGWVMDGDAVIRPEYGYFLAKSWRMHPFVAAPVSRLAYAGKLASAPGTERRSVEGIDPGLHIVPVRHRGNATQSVEEASEVVAIVRDLVGRAFTDNDEPATTRPLDQADIIVVAPYNAQRQLVHEALAAAGFPDVAVGTVDNFQGKEAVVSITSLAASSGRDAPRGPEFLLLQNRLNVAISRAQCVAYLIHSPALLDDLPFTPEGVARLSAFARLVGAVE, from the coding sequence GTGCGGATAGACACTCAGGCCCAGCGCGTCATCTGGAGCGCGAGCGACCTCAAGGCCGCAGCCGAGTGCGAGTTCGCGTGGTGTCGCGCGATCGACGCGAAGCTGGGCCGTGTACCCGCCGTCGAAGAGCCGGAAGACGCGACGCTCGCCCGTGCCGCGCTGCTCGGCGACGTGCACGAGCGCAACGTCCTCGCCCGATACGTCGCCGACCTCGGCGATGCGCAGGTGCATCAGGTCGACAAGGTGTCCTCGGTGGATGCCGAGGCGCTCGCCGCCGCGGTGGCCGAGACCGTCGAGGCTCTGCGCTCGGATGCGCTCGTGGTGTTCCAGGCGGCCTTCGCAACCGAGGAGTTCGTCGGCTTCGCGGACTTCCTCCGCCGAGACGACCAGCGCCGCTGGCGCGTGCAGGACTCCAAGCTCGCCCGCAAAGCCAGGGTCACCGCCCTCATGCAGCTGGCGGCATACGTCGACCAGCTCGACCGTCTGGGAATCCCACGCTCGGATGAAGTCGATCTCATCCTGGGAGACGGCACCCTCAGCACCCATGCCGTCGACGACCTGCTCCCGCTGTTCCAGGTGCGCAGGGCCCGGCTGCGCGCGCTCATCGCCGACCGGCGGATCGAAGACGGTGCGGCGGGAGCGCCGCTCGCCTGGGGCGACGGCCGGGGCGATCTGGATGTGGTCGCGTGCGGGCGTTGCGCCACCTGCGAGGAACAGGTCGTCGCGCATCGTGATCTGCTCATGGTCGCGCGCATGCGCCCGGTGCAGCGTGCCCGTCTTCGCGCCGGCGGCATCGAGACGATCGATGCGCTCGCGGCGGCGGTCGATGCTCCCGAGGGGATGAACGTCGACACCTTCGAGAATCTGCGTGCGCAGGCGCGGGTGCAGCTGCGCGCCGATGCCGAGGGCGTCCCGACCTACGACGTGCACTATGCGGCCGCGATCCACACGCTGCCCGTCCCGAGCAGGGGCGACATCTTCTTCGACTTCGAAGGCGACCCGCTGTACACCGAGCCCGCGCCGGACGGCGAGGCGCACTGGGGCATCGACTACCTGTTCGGCTGGGTCGACAACGACGACCAGTACTCCGCCCTCTGGGCGCACACGTTCGCCGAGGAGCGGCAGGCGTTCGAGACGTTCCTCGACTTCGTGAACGCGCGTCGGGCGGCGCACCCCGGCATGCACATCTACCACTACGCGCCCTACGAGACCTCGCATCTGGTGGCGATGGCGGCGCGACACGGCGTGCGGGAGAACGAGGTCGATCGGCTGCTGCGCGAAGGCGTGTTCGTCGATCTGTACCCGCTGGTGCTGCGCACGGTCCGTGTGGGATCGCGCTCGTACTCGATCAAGAAGCTCGAGCCGCTCTACATGGGCGACGACGTCCGCACCAGTGACGTGCAGAAGGGAGACGACTCGATCGTGCAGTACGTCGCGGCTCGCGAGTTCGCCGCCGCCGGCGAGCGGCGCGAAGCCGATGCCGTGCTGGCGGATCTCGCCGACTACAACCGGTACGACTGCGTGTCGACGCGGGCGTTGCGCAACTGGCTGATCGAGATCGCGCGCCGAGAGGGCGTGAACCCGGCACCGCCCGACGCGGCCGACGAGGTCATCTACGAGCCTTCGCCGCGATCGGTGGCACTTCTCGCCGATGCCGAGCGCGCCGTGTCCGCGGGGAACGACGGCCAGGTGCACCGCATCGCCGCGGCCGCGATCGACTACTTCCCCCGCGAGGCGAAGAGCTTCTGGGTCTCGCACTTCCAGCGGCTCCGCGAACCCGTCACGATGTGGGACGGCACGCGCGATGTGGTGCGGATCGATCGAGCCACGTCCACGGTTCGTCGGGAATGGAGCGTGGCCGAGGGACGTCGGGTGATGTCGCGTGAGATCGAGGTCAGAGGAGAGGTCTCGCCCGGCACGACGCTCGGCGCCGGAGCCCAGCCGTTCGCGCTGTACCTCGTGCCCGCACCGTTCGACACCGAGGTGCCGTCGCGCGCAGTGCACGTGCCCCACACCGTGACCGTGTCGGACGTGCTCGACGACGGCTACCTCATCACCGAGACCGCGATCCAAGGGCAGACCTGGGACGAGCTGCCGCTCGCGTTGACACCCGCTGCCCCGCCGCGGGTGGTCTCCCTGCAGGGCGCGATCGACGAATGGGCCGACTCCGTGCACGCGGCCGCCCCGGCGTTTCCCGACGATGCTGCGGCCGACATCCTGCGGCGACTGCCGCCGCGGACGCTCTCCGGAGCGACCCTTCCCGCAGCCGGAGATGACGCGATCGACGCGATCGTGCGCGGGGTTCTCGACCTCGACCGCAGCTACCTGGCTGTGCAGGGGCCTCCGGGAACAGGCAAGACCTTCACCGGTTCCCAGGTGATCGCGCGGCTGGTCAATGAGCACGGCTTCAAGGTCGGAGTGGTCGCGCAGTCACATGCGATCATCGAGACGCTCTTGGATCGTGTGGTCGCGCACGGCGTCTCTCCCGCGCAGGTGGGGAAGGCGCCGAAGAACCCGGATGCGGATCCGTCGTACACCGTGATCCCCAAGAACGGGATGGCGGCGTTCCTGGCGGAGCACAAGAACGAGGGCGTCGTCGTCGGCGGCACGGCGTGGGACTTCAGCAACACCTCGCGCGTCGCTCGCGGGGGGCTCGATCTGCTCGTGATCGACGAGGCGGGTCAGTTCTCGCTCGCCTCGACGATCGCCGTCGCGGCAGGCGCCCGGCGGCTTCTGCTGCTCGGCGATCCGCAGCAGCTCCCGCAGGTGAGCCAGGGAGCCCACCCCGAGCCGGTCGATACCTCGGCGCTCGGATGGGTGATGGACGGCGATGCCGTCATCCGGCCGGAGTACGGCTACTTCCTGGCGAAGTCGTGGCGGATGCACCCCTTCGTCGCCGCTCCGGTGTCACGCCTCGCGTACGCGGGCAAGCTTGCCTCGGCGCCGGGGACGGAGCGGCGGTCGGTCGAGGGCATCGACCCGGGGCTTCACATCGTGCCGGTGCGTCATCGCGGCAACGCCACGCAGTCCGTCGAGGAGGCGTCCGAGGTCGTGGCGATCGTGCGGGACCTCGTGGGCCGCGCCTTCACCGACAACGACGAACCAGCCACGACGCGCCCGCTGGACCAGGCGGACATCATCGTGGTCGCTCCCTACAACGCTCAGCGTCAGCTCGTGCACGAGGCGCTGGCGGCAGCCGGGTTCCCCGACGTCGCCGTCGGCACGGTGGACAACTTCCAGGGCAAGGAGGCCGTCGTCTCCATCACCTCGCTCGCCGCGTCGAGCGGACGGGATGCGCCTCGTGGCCCGGAATTCCTGCTGCTGCAGAACCGGCTCAACGTCGCGATCTCCCGCGCGCAGTGCGTCGCGTATCTGATCCACTCGCCAGCATTGCTGGACGATCTGCCCTTCACACCGGAGGGCGTCGCGCGCCTGAGCGCGTTCGCGCGTCTCGTCGGCGCGGTGGAGTGA
- a CDS encoding cation diffusion facilitator family transporter, with protein sequence MSASGGNKAIVAAFLANLGIALAKFVAWALSGSASMLAEAIHSVADSGNQLLLMLGGRKAKREADRSHPFGYGRERYVYAFVVSIILFSVGGLFAIYEGIEKLREPHSLDPNWWWLPIVVLVIAIGLESFSLRTAVKESNLVREKGQSWVSFIRRAKAPELPVVLLEDAGALTGLAFALLGVGLTVITGNSVFDAIGTLMIGLLLVLIAIVLGVETKSLLVGEGATSADHDKIVDAINAGPEVEKLIHMKTLYLGPDELLVAAKVALTSDKTVREAADDIDAIEERIREAVPVARVVYIEPDVYRPAIDPEPSTDVFVLKSSD encoded by the coding sequence ATGAGTGCATCCGGAGGCAACAAGGCCATCGTCGCGGCGTTCCTGGCGAACCTGGGCATCGCGCTCGCGAAGTTCGTCGCCTGGGCCCTCTCCGGTTCGGCGTCGATGCTCGCCGAGGCGATCCACTCCGTGGCCGACTCCGGCAACCAGCTGCTCCTGATGCTCGGCGGCCGCAAGGCGAAGCGTGAGGCTGACCGCTCGCACCCGTTCGGCTACGGACGAGAGCGGTACGTCTACGCGTTCGTGGTGTCGATCATCCTGTTCTCGGTCGGAGGCCTGTTCGCGATCTACGAGGGCATCGAGAAGCTGCGCGAGCCGCACTCGCTCGACCCGAACTGGTGGTGGCTGCCGATCGTCGTGCTCGTGATCGCGATCGGCCTGGAGTCGTTCTCGCTGCGCACCGCCGTCAAGGAGAGCAACCTCGTCCGCGAGAAGGGCCAGTCGTGGGTGTCGTTCATCCGACGAGCCAAGGCACCCGAACTGCCGGTCGTGCTGCTCGAGGACGCCGGCGCGCTCACCGGACTCGCGTTCGCCCTGCTCGGTGTCGGACTGACCGTGATCACCGGCAACTCGGTGTTCGACGCGATCGGCACCCTGATGATCGGTCTGCTGCTCGTGCTGATCGCGATCGTCCTCGGCGTCGAGACCAAGAGCCTGCTCGTCGGGGAGGGGGCGACCTCCGCCGACCACGACAAGATCGTCGACGCGATCAACGCCGGCCCCGAGGTTGAGAAGCTGATCCACATGAAGACGCTCTACCTCGGACCCGATGAGCTGCTCGTCGCTGCGAAGGTCGCGCTGACGTCCGACAAGACGGTGCGCGAAGCGGCGGATGACATCGACGCGATCGAGGAGCGCATCCGCGAGGCCGTTCCGGTCGCACGCGTCGTCTACATCGAGCCCGACGTCTACCGTCCCGCGATCGACCCGGAACCGTCGACCGACGTCTTCGTGCTCAAGTCCTCGGACTGA
- a CDS encoding helix-turn-helix domain-containing protein: protein MPEVPDVRFLTVAEVAELMRVSKMTVYRLVHAGELPAIRFGRSYRVPESAVADALQRPIADVG from the coding sequence ATGCCCGAAGTACCTGACGTCCGGTTCCTGACGGTGGCGGAGGTCGCCGAGCTCATGCGCGTGTCGAAGATGACCGTCTATCGACTCGTCCATGCCGGTGAACTGCCCGCCATCCGATTCGGCCGCAGCTACCGCGTGCCCGAATCGGCCGTCGCGGACGCCCTGCAGCGTCCGATCGCCGACGTCGGCTGA
- a CDS encoding ArsR/SmtB family transcription factor gives MTDIFDVIADGTRRDILQLLLRRTAEGDAGTSVSHIVAELGISQPTVSKHLKVLRDAELVTVREDGQRRFYSLAVEPLEAVDDWLVPFLVDAYGDDAPDIEYPVVPLPDSAAHAAEVVGRAAASAKHVVATALKRLGA, from the coding sequence ATGACGGACATCTTCGACGTGATCGCAGACGGTACGAGGCGCGACATCCTCCAGCTCCTGCTGCGACGCACCGCCGAAGGGGACGCCGGTACCAGCGTGAGCCACATCGTCGCGGAACTCGGCATCAGCCAGCCCACGGTCTCCAAGCACTTGAAGGTGCTGCGCGATGCCGAACTGGTGACCGTCCGCGAAGACGGCCAGCGCCGGTTCTACAGCCTGGCGGTCGAACCTCTCGAAGCCGTGGACGACTGGCTCGTGCCGTTCCTCGTCGACGCCTATGGTGACGACGCGCCCGACATCGAGTACCCGGTCGTGCCGCTGCCGGACAGTGCTGCGCACGCCGCCGAGGTCGTCGGACGCGCGGCCGCTTCCGCGAAGCACGTGGTGGCGACTGCGCTGAAGCGCCTCGGGGCCTGA
- a CDS encoding potassium channel family protein → MVEVLRGDAPVLVIGLGRFGAACAGELDRLDREVLAIDGNLELVQKWSDRVTHTVQADAKNIDALRQIGAQDFQVAVVAVGSSIEASVLITANLVDLKVPQIWAKAVSQSHGKILARVGANHVIYPEREAGERVAHLVSGRMLDFIRFDDDFVLAKMYPPKFIRGVGLNESGVRSKYKVTVVGVKSPGKPFRYAEANTIVTNHDLIIVSGTNSDIERFAALDR, encoded by the coding sequence TTGGTTGAAGTGCTCAGGGGCGACGCTCCCGTACTCGTCATCGGCCTCGGACGCTTCGGCGCCGCCTGCGCCGGAGAACTCGATCGCCTCGACCGCGAAGTGCTCGCGATCGACGGCAACCTCGAGCTCGTGCAGAAGTGGTCGGACCGCGTCACCCACACCGTGCAGGCGGATGCGAAGAACATCGACGCGCTGCGGCAGATCGGCGCCCAGGACTTCCAGGTCGCCGTGGTGGCCGTCGGCTCCTCGATCGAGGCGTCCGTGCTGATCACGGCGAACCTGGTCGACCTGAAGGTGCCGCAGATCTGGGCCAAGGCCGTGTCGCAGTCGCACGGCAAGATCCTCGCCCGCGTCGGCGCGAACCACGTCATCTACCCGGAGCGCGAAGCCGGCGAGCGCGTCGCCCACCTCGTGAGCGGGCGGATGCTCGACTTCATCCGCTTCGACGACGACTTCGTGCTGGCGAAGATGTACCCGCCGAAGTTCATCCGCGGCGTCGGTCTGAACGAGTCGGGTGTGCGCTCGAAGTACAAGGTCACCGTGGTCGGTGTGAAGAGCCCGGGCAAGCCGTTCCGCTACGCCGAGGCGAACACGATCGTCACGAACCACGACCTCATCATCGTGTCGGGAACGAACAGCGACATCGAGCGGTTCGCGGCCCTCGACCGCTGA
- a CDS encoding DUF1905 domain-containing protein yields MRLHIVGEIWFWRGPAPYHFVTVPPAESEMIRDVAAVVTYGWGMIPASVTIGGTGVTTALWPKDGGYIVPIKKALQDRESIGVDDVVEITLDIDA; encoded by the coding sequence ATGCGGCTGCACATCGTCGGTGAGATCTGGTTCTGGCGTGGTCCTGCGCCCTACCACTTCGTGACGGTGCCGCCTGCCGAAAGCGAGATGATCCGTGATGTCGCCGCGGTCGTCACCTACGGCTGGGGGATGATCCCGGCGAGCGTGACGATCGGCGGAACCGGCGTGACCACCGCTCTCTGGCCCAAGGACGGCGGCTACATCGTGCCGATCAAGAAGGCGCTGCAGGATCGCGAGAGCATCGGCGTCGATGACGTCGTGGAGATCACTCTCGACATCGACGCCTGA